A part of Solea solea chromosome 8, fSolSol10.1, whole genome shotgun sequence genomic DNA contains:
- the LOC131463994 gene encoding arrestin domain-containing protein 3-like, translating to MFSSTFKNFNINFNALNAENTVTSGDVLTGHISFELAKPTKISSITMTATGKAHVHWSTGGGGGKRRRRSRRHFTAKLEFFNLKSAIVQGNAAVGGDMKLQPGKHMYPFTCQLPHGDFPSSFTGIHGNISYSMTVSISRSWHLAKDFETKLNFVHHYNTNQPDLRAPLSGTNQMTLCCLWCASPPIAMTVTIEKKAFVPGEIVKITCNFSNESSRTATPKVKLIQKHDYYTHNKLNRRMYAKTLVSDTDQPIGARTCYVQTDIMLTIPSSAALTISNCSILVLSYWIEVSLSVCGSRDLTVMFPIILCDTPVYTEEPPVYS from the exons ATGTTCAGCTCGACTTTCAAGAATTTCAACATCAACTTCAACGCCCTGAACGCGGAGAACACTGTCACCAGCGGGGACGTCCTCACGGGACACATCTCCTTCGAGCTCGCGAAGCCCACGAAGATCAGCTCGATCACCATGACTGCGACAGGCAAGGCACACGTCCACTGGTCCACCGGGGGAGGcggggggaagaggaggaggagaagcaggagaCACTTCACTGCAAAATTGGAGTTCTTCAATCTGAAGAGCGCCATCGTGCAAGGAAACgctg CTGTTGGTGGGGACATGAAACTTCAGCCTGGCAAACATATGTATCCATTTACATGTCAGCTACCTCATGG AGACTTTCCGTCATCTTTCACGGGGATCCATGGAAATATATCGTATAGCATGACGGTGAGCATCAGCAGATCCTGGCATTTGGCCAAGGACTTTGAGACAAAGCTGAACTTTGTACACCACTACAATACCAACCAGCCAGACCTCAGG GCTCCTCTCTCAGGCAccaatcaaatgacactgtgcTGCCTGTGGTGTGCCTCGCCTCCCATCGCCATGACGGTCACCATAGAGAAGAAAGCCTTTGTTCCTG GTGAAATTGTGAAGATAACATGCAACTTCAGCAATGAATCATCTCGAACAGCTACTCCGAAGGTGAAGCTGATTCAGAAGCACGATTACTACACCCACAACAAGCTCAACAGAAGGATGTACGCCAAGACCTTGGTGTCAGATACGGATCAGCCCATCGGTGCCAGGACCTGCTATGTGCAGACTGACATCATGCTCACTATTCCCTCGTCCGCAGCGCTCACCATCTCCAACTGCAGCATCCTTGTTTTGAGTTATTGGATTGAG GTGAGCCTCAGTGTTTGCGGCTCCAGGGACCTCACAGTCATGTTTCCCATCATTCTGTGCGACACTCCTGTTTACACTGAAGAACCCCCAGTTTATTCGTGA